Proteins encoded by one window of Ovis canadensis isolate MfBH-ARS-UI-01 breed Bighorn chromosome 14, ARS-UI_OviCan_v2, whole genome shotgun sequence:
- the CFAP20 gene encoding cilia- and flagella-associated protein 20 isoform X2 has product MFKNTFQSGFLSILYSIGSKPLQIWDKKVRNGHIKRITDNDIQSLVLEIEGTNVSTTYITCPADPKKTLGIKLPFLVMIIKNLKKYFTFEVQVLDDKNVRRRFRASNYQSTTRVKPFICTMPMRLDDGWNQIQFNLSDFTRRAYGTNYIETLRVQIHANCRIRRVYFSDRLYSEDELPAEFKLYLPVQNKAKQ; this is encoded by the exons ATGTTCAAAAACACGTTCCAGAGCGGCTTCCTCTCCATCCTCTACAGCATCGGGAGCAAACCCCTGCAGATCTGGGACAAAAAG GTACGGAATGGCCACATCAAAAGAATCACCGATAATGACATCCAGTCCCTGGTGCTAGAGATTGAAGGAACAAATGTCAG CACCACGTATATCACATGTCCTGCAGACCCAAAGAAAACGCTGGGAATTAAACTTCCCTTCCTTGTCATGATCATCAAAAACCTGAAGAAGTATTTTACCTTTGAAGTACAG GTACTAGATGATAAGAATGTGCGTCGGCGGTTTCGTGCAAGCAACTACCAGAGCACCACCCGGGTCAAGCCCTTCATCTGTACCATGCCCATGCGGCTGGACGACGGCTGGAACCAGATTCAGTTCAACCTGTCAGACTTCACTCGGCGGGCCTATGGCACAAATTACATTGAGACCCTCAGGGTGCAG ATCCATGCAAACTGTCGCATCCGACGGGTTTACTTCTCAGACAGACTCTACTCAGAAGACGAACTGCCAGCAGAGTTCAAACTGTATCTCCCAGTTCAGAACAAGGCAAAG caATAA
- the CFAP20 gene encoding cilia- and flagella-associated protein 20 isoform X1, whose amino-acid sequence MFKNTFQSGFLSILYSIGSKPLQIWDKKVRNGHIKRITDNDIQSLVLEIEGTNVSTTYITCPADPKKTLGIKLPFLVMIIKNLKKYFTFEVQVLDDKNVRRRFRASNYQSTTRVKPFICTMPMRLDDGWNQIQFNLSDFTRRAYGTNYIETLRVQIHANCRIRRVYFSDRLYSEDELPAEFKLYLPVQNKAKVSRLS is encoded by the exons ATGTTCAAAAACACGTTCCAGAGCGGCTTCCTCTCCATCCTCTACAGCATCGGGAGCAAACCCCTGCAGATCTGGGACAAAAAG GTACGGAATGGCCACATCAAAAGAATCACCGATAATGACATCCAGTCCCTGGTGCTAGAGATTGAAGGAACAAATGTCAG CACCACGTATATCACATGTCCTGCAGACCCAAAGAAAACGCTGGGAATTAAACTTCCCTTCCTTGTCATGATCATCAAAAACCTGAAGAAGTATTTTACCTTTGAAGTACAG GTACTAGATGATAAGAATGTGCGTCGGCGGTTTCGTGCAAGCAACTACCAGAGCACCACCCGGGTCAAGCCCTTCATCTGTACCATGCCCATGCGGCTGGACGACGGCTGGAACCAGATTCAGTTCAACCTGTCAGACTTCACTCGGCGGGCCTATGGCACAAATTACATTGAGACCCTCAGGGTGCAG ATCCATGCAAACTGTCGCATCCGACGGGTTTACTTCTCAGACAGACTCTACTCAGAAGACGAACTGCCAGCAGAGTTCAAACTGTATCTCCCAGTTCAGAACAAGGCAAAGGTGAGCCGGCTTTCCTGA